In one Lolium rigidum isolate FL_2022 chromosome 3, APGP_CSIRO_Lrig_0.1, whole genome shotgun sequence genomic region, the following are encoded:
- the LOC124697359 gene encoding pentatricopeptide repeat-containing protein At1g77405-like — MSSSPSPSPSPSRLVPQLLVALLQRRRFDDTLRPRATFRGFCPSSIAASLAAIPRLLLPRSAGRLCPQRPFPSPSSSYHRRVVAALTLAFLNWSHSDASPLTEAPLRAAALSLARARALPALFGLLRAHTPLVSTAALTDVIRVLGEEGLPRQALAAFHRARQLRCSPDAQCYNTLIAALCRNGRFQEARFLLDQMERPGARCRPDPYTYTVLISWYCKIGVGTGCRKAARRRIYEAGRLFRRMGEKGLDPDVVTYNCYINGLCKTYRVERAHQVFDEMVSKGCTPNRVTYNSFVRYYSAVNEVDKAVEWMRKMVARGHGVATSSTYTPLIHSLYESGRVGDARKFMIEMAESGHVPREHTYKLVKDAIEEAGEEALPPDLCRSIDDGIKERFQHIMRMKPIMRPVTRLSRTNIELVQT, encoded by the coding sequence ATGTCCTCCTCCCCGtccccatcgccgtcgccgtcccgCCTCGTGCCGCAGCTCCTGGTGGCGCTCCTCCAGCGCCGCCGCTTCGACGACACCCTCCGCCCGCGCGCCACCTTCCGCGGCTTCTGCCCGTCCTCCATCGCCGCCTCGCTCGCCGCCatcccgcgcctcctcctcccgcgctcCGCGGGCCGCCTCTGCCCGCAGCGCCCATTCCCCTCCCCGTCCTCCTCCTACCACCGCCGCGTCGTCGCCGCCCTCACCCTCGCCTTCCTCAACTGGTCCCACTCCGACGCCAGCCCGCTCACCGAGGCCCCGCTCCGCGCCGCCGCGCTCTCCCTCGCCCGCGCCCGCGCGCTCCCCGCCCTCTTCGGCCTCCTCCGCGCGCACACGCCGCTCGTCTCCACCGCCGCGCTCACAGACGTCATCCGCGTGCTCGGCGAGGAGGGCCTCCCGCGCCAGGCCCTCGCCGCCTTCCACCGCGCGCGCCAGCTCCGGTGCTCCCCGGACGCGCAGTGCTACAACACGTTAATCGCGGCCCTGTGCCGGAACGGCCGGTTCCAGGAGGCCAGGTTCCTGCTCGACCAGATGGAGCGCCCCGGCGCGCGCTGCAGGCCTGACCCCTACACGTACACGGTGCTCATTTCCTGGTACTGCAAGATCGGGGTGGGGACCGGGTGCCGGAAAGCCGCCAGGAGAAGGATCTACGAGGCCGGGAGGCTGTTCCGGAGGATGGGCGAGAAGGGGCTCGACCCGGACGTCGTGACCTACAACTGCTATATCAATGGCCTGTGCAAGACGTACCGGGTGGAGCGCGCGCaccaggtgtttgatgaaatggtcaGCAAGGGGTGCACACCGAACCGGGTTACGTATAACTCGTTCGTGAGGTATTATAGTGCTGTGAATGAGGTTGACAAGGCTgttgagtggatgaggaagatggTGGCAAGGGGGCACGGGGTGGCGACATCAAGCACGTATACGCCACTTATCCACTCACTATACGAGAGTGGGCGGGTTGGGGATGCAAGGAAGTTCATGATTGAGATGGCGGAAAGTGGGCATGTGCCCAGGGAACACACCTACAAGCTTGTGAAGGATGCAATTGAGGAGGCCGGTGAGGAGGCCTTGCCGCCAGACCTCTGTCGCTCCATCGATGATGGCATCAAGGAAAGATTTCAGCACATCATGCGGATGAAGCCCATAATGAGACCAGTGACAAGATTATCCAGGACCAACATTGAGCTTGTGCAAACTTAA